Part of the Burkholderia sp. FERM BP-3421 genome, CGCGGCGAGCGCTTCGGTTGCGGCACGTTCGTCGGCGAGTTGCGCGGTGGCGGCGTCGGCGGCGGCGCGATCGTTGGCGGCCTGTGCGGCGAGCGCCTCGGCTGCCGCGCGTTCGTCGGCGAGTTGCGCGGTGGCGGCTTCGGCGGCGGCGCGGTCGTTGGCGGCCTGCGCGGCGAGCGCCTCGGCTGCCGCTCGCGCGTCGGCGAGCTGCGCGGCGGCGGCTTCGGCCGTGGTGCGAGCGTCGGCAGCTTGGGTGGTCAGCGCTTCGGCGGCGGCACGATCGTTGGCGGCCCGCGCGGCGAGCGCCTCGGTTGCCGCGCGTTCTTCGGCGAGCCGCGCGGAGGCGGCGTCGGCGGCGGCGCGATCGTTGGCGGCCTGCGCGGCGAGCGCCTCGGCTGCCGCGCGTTCTTCGGCGAGCCGCGCGGAGGCGGCGTCGGCGGCGGCGCGATCGTTGGCGGCCCGCGCGGCGAGCGCCTCGGCTGCCGCGCGTTCTTCGGCGAGCCGCGCGGTGGCGGCTTCGGCCGCCGCGCGCTCCTCGGCGGCCTGCGCCGCCAGCACCTCGGCGTGCGAGCGATCGGTGACGGCCCGCGCCGCGGCCGCTTCGGCAGCGGCCTGCACCGCCTCGGCCTGCTCGGCGAGCGCTTGGGCCGCAGCCTTGTCGGCGCTCGCCAGTTCATGAGCGGCCTGGGTCGAGACGGCGGCGTCGTTGGCCGCCCGCGCGGCGCGCGCGACGTTGCGCGCGGTATGGATGAGCTGATCGATGCCGCCATCGAGCGCATCGATCTGTTCGTTCAGGTTCATGCGGTATTTCTCTACGTAAGACCGGGGATTTTACCCGTTGCGTCCCGGCGGGCAGACGATTGCGTGTAACAAAATGCGCATCGCGCGAGCCGCCCGGGCAGGCGTCACGCGTTCAGGTAGCCCGCTTCGCGGAACCACGCGAGCGCATCCTCGAGACCCTGCCGGTACGGCCGCGCGCGGTAGCCCAGCTCGCGTTCCGCCTTCGCCGATGTGAAGTACATCTTGTTCTTCGACATCCTCAGACCATCGATCGTGACGAACGGTTCGCGCTTCGTCACCTTCGCGACCAGTTCCGCGCCCGCCGCGAGCGGATACAGCGGCCAGCGCGGCAGCGCGATCGTCGGCGGCTTGCGGCCGGTGAGCTGCGCGATGTCCGCGAGCATCGTCTGCAGCGGCAGGTTCTCGCCGCCGAGGATGTAGCGCTCGCCGATCCGGCCGCGCTCGAGCGCGAGAAAATGACCGTGCGCGACGTCGTCGACGTGCACGAGGTTCAGCCCGGTATCGACGAACGCGGGAATCTTGCCGAGCGCGGCCTCGACGATGATGCGGCCGGTCGGCGTCGGCTTCACGTCGCGCGGGCCGATCGGCGTCGACGGGTTGACGATCACGGCGGGCAGCCCGTCTTCCGTGATCATCTTCTCGACCGCGCGTTCGGCAAGCACCTTGCTGCGCTTGTAGACGCCGATCGCCTGGTCGGCCGCGAGCGGCGCGGTCTCATCCGAGGCGTGCCCGGACGGGGTGACCTTCAGCGTCGCGACGCTGCTCGTGTAGACGATCCGCTCGACCCCTTCCGCGCGCGCCGCGCGCATCGTCGCGAGCGCGCCCTCCAGGTTCGCGCGTTCGATCTCGCCCGGATCGGGCGCCCACAGCCGGTAGTCGGCGGCGACGTGCAGCAGGTAGCGCACGCCGCGCAGCGCGCGGCGCATCGACGTCTCGTCGCGCATGTCGCCCGTGACGATCTCGGCGTCGAGGTCCGCGAGGTTGGTGCGCGGGCTCGTCGCGCGCACCAGCACGCGCACCGCGTAGCCCTTCTCGCGCGCGATGCGCGCGACGGCGGAGCCCACGAAACCGGATGCGCCGGTGACCAGAACGAGATCGCGTGGTGTATCAGTCATGCCTGTCCTCATGGCGGCGCGGCCCGGGGCCGCGCCGCGGTTGCGTGTCGGACGGGATTGTACGTGCTTGTGCGGGTTTGCCCCGGGGCGCCGTGCCTACGGGATGCACGCGGCGCGACTACAATGCCGGGCTTGGATGATATCGGTACAGGGGAAGACGATGGGCAGCAACGATCTGGACGAACGGATCGAGACATATTACGTACGGGTGCGCGGCATCGTGCAGGGCGTCGGATTCCGTCACGCCACGGTGCGTGAGGCGCATGCGCTGAAGTTGCGCGGCTGGGTGTCGAACCTCGAGGACGGTTCGGTCGAGGCGATGATCCAGGGCCCCGCGCCGCAGATCGATCGCATGCTCGCCTGGCTGCGGCACGGGCCGCCCGCCGCGCGCGTGACCGAGGTCAGCTTCGAGGAACGGCCCACCGACCGGCGCTTCGAACGCTTCCAGCAGCAGTGAGCGCCGTTCTGCCGGAATCGTCGGGCGCCATGCGCGGCGTCGCGCTGTCGGTGGCCGCATCCGCGCTGTTCGCGCTGCTGTCGGGCTATGCGCAGCTGCTCGCGCCGCTGACGGGCCTCGACATCTTCGCGTGGCGCGTCATCTGGACCGTGCCCGGCGCGCTCGCGCTCGTCGCGCTGCGTGGCAATGGGCCCGCGCTCGGCGCGCTGGCGGCGCGCCTGCGCACCGAGCCGCACACCGCGCTGATGCTGGTCGCGGGCGCGGCGCTCCTGGGCGTGCAGCTCTGGCTCTTCTTGTGGGCGCCGCTGCACGGCCGGATGCTCGACGTCTCGCTCGGCTACTTCCTGTTGCCGCTGACCATGGTGCTGGTCGGGCGGTTCCATTACCACGAGCGGCTCGCCGGCCTGCAGTGGCTCGCGGTCGCGTGCGCGGCGGCGGGCGTCGCGCACGAGCTGTGGACGACGCGCGCGTTCGCATGGCCGACCCTGGTGGTCGCGCTCGGCTATCCGCCGTACTTCATGTTGCGCCGGCGCATCCAGGCCGATTCGCTCGCGCTGTTCGCGGGCGAGATGCTCCTGCTGTTGCCGATCGCGGTGGCGACGCTCGCCGCGAGCCCGACGCACGTTGCCGCGCATCCGGCGCTGTGGCTGCTGTTGCCCGGGCTCGGCGCGCTCAGCACGATCGCGCTCGCGAGCTACCTGAAGGCGAGCCGCCTGCTGCCGATGACGCTGTTCGGCATCCTCGGTTATGTCGAGCCGATCCTGCTGGTCGTGGTCGCGGTGCTGTTCCTCGGCGAGCCGCTCACGTCCGCGCGGCTCGCGACCTATGGGCCGATCTGGCTCGCGGTCGCGCTGACCGCGTGGCACGGCGCGGCGCATCTGCGGCGGCGCGGTCGCGTCGCGCGCTGACGATGCGTCGACAGGCGGCCGGGCGTCGGGGCAAACCCGGACGCCGGGGCGGGGCAGACACAAGGAGAACGATGCGCCCGTGCGGGCGGCGCGTGACGACGGACGCCGTCAGTGAGGTGAGCTGATACGGGAGCGGATCGTGAGTGCGGCGTCGTCGAAACGTTGCGCGTCCGCGTCGTCCGGATCGGGCTCCGAGGGCTCGGCCAGCACCGCGTCGGCTTCGGCCGATGCGGCGGCGGCGCGTAGCGCGGTGCACCGCTGCGCATGCCGGATGTCCGACAGAATGCGCAGCAGCCGCGTGGTTCTGTTTTTCATCGTGGTTCCCCTCGTCGTGGTGCGTCGTGGTCCGATGGACTCTATGCATCCAGTGTAGGACGGGTGCGCACATTTGGCAGCGGAATGGCGCGCGACGAGGGAATTCACTGAACAGGGAAATTACTGAGCGTTACTGCGGCGCGGCCTGCGCGTTGCGCTGTTCGTTCACGCAGCGATGATGCTCGTGCGACAGCCGGCGCATCAGCGGCAGCAGCAGAAGCGAGACGCCCATGCCGCCCGCGGCGAGCCAGCCGAGCCACATGAACAGGTTCGTGTACAGCGGCAGCGACGCGCTGGCCGGCAGGTCGTGCGACGGCATCTGCGCGAAGTTCGCGATCACGCTGCCCAGATACTGGGACACGCCGGTCGCGACGAAGTACGCACCCATCATGAAGCCGCTCATGCGGGCCGGCACGTAGCGCGCGATCATCGCGAGGCCGAGGCCGCTGACCAGCAGCTCGCCGAGCGAGTAAAGCCCGTAGCCCCACACCATGAACCACGACGACACCCGCCCGTCGACCGCGAAGCGGCCGCTGATCGAGAACACCAGGTAGCCGATCGCGACCGAGCCGAAGCCCACCGCGTATTTCACCGCGACCGGAATGTCGTGGCCCGCTTTCGAGAAGCGGTTGTAGAGGATCACGAGCAGCGGGCTCAGCAGCATGATCCAGATCGGATTCAGCGCCTGGAATTGCGCGGCGCTCCACGTAAACAGCGTCGTGCCGAACAGGATGAAGCGCGGATCGACATTGCGCAGCGCGAACAGCGTGAGCGAGGTCGACATCTGCACGTAGAAGATGAAGAACAGGATCACCTGGGCGATCAGCACCAGCGCGGCGATCAGGCCCGCGCGCTCCGAGCTGTCCGATTTCGCGATCATGTACGCGAAGATCGCGAGGATCGCGAACGCCGCGGTCCACACGCTCGCGACCGCGAGCGCCTTGTGTTCGAGCACGTACATCGTGATCAGCGCGAGCGCCGCGCCGCCGGCGACGACCGCGATCGCGCGCCGCCAGTGCACCGGCTCCGCGTCGGGCGGCGAGCCGATGTCCGCGAGCGTGCGGTGCATGAGCACGAAGTTCAGGATCGCGAGCAGCATGCCGGCGCTGCACACCGCGAAGGCCGCGTGCCAGCCCCAGTGGTCCTTGATCCACGGCGTCGCGAGAATCGAGGTGGTCGATCCGATGTTGACCGCCATGTAGTAGATCGTGAACGCGCTGTCGATGCGGCTGTCGTCGCCTTCGTAGATGCGGCGCACGAGGTTCGCGGCGTTGGCCTTGAACAGCCCGTTGCCGACCACGATCACGCCGAGCGAGCCGTACAGGTAGGCAAGATGTTCGTTCGGCATCGCGAGCATCAGGTAGCCGACGCACAGCACGACCGCGCCGACGATCATCGTGCGGCGCGTGCCGAGCACCTTGTCGCCGATCCAGCCGCCGATCGACGGCGACGCGTAGACGAGCGCGGTGAACGCGCCCCAGGTCAGGTTCGCATGGCTGTCGGTGAAGCCGAGCTGGTTGACCATGAACAGGACGAGCAGGGCCGCCATCCCGTAGTAACCGAAACGCTCCCACATTTCGATCAGGAAGACCGTCGTAAACGATCGTGTCTGCGAGACACGTGC contains:
- the hpnA gene encoding hopanoid-associated sugar epimerase, translating into MTDTPRDLVLVTGASGFVGSAVARIAREKGYAVRVLVRATSPRTNLADLDAEIVTGDMRDETSMRRALRGVRYLLHVAADYRLWAPDPGEIERANLEGALATMRAARAEGVERIVYTSSVATLKVTPSGHASDETAPLAADQAIGVYKRSKVLAERAVEKMITEDGLPAVIVNPSTPIGPRDVKPTPTGRIIVEAALGKIPAFVDTGLNLVHVDDVAHGHFLALERGRIGERYILGGENLPLQTMLADIAQLTGRKPPTIALPRWPLYPLAAGAELVAKVTKREPFVTIDGLRMSKNKMYFTSAKAERELGYRARPYRQGLEDALAWFREAGYLNA
- a CDS encoding acylphosphatase codes for the protein MGSNDLDERIETYYVRVRGIVQGVGFRHATVREAHALKLRGWVSNLEDGSVEAMIQGPAPQIDRMLAWLRHGPPAARVTEVSFEERPTDRRFERFQQQ
- the rarD gene encoding EamA family transporter RarD, which gives rise to MRGVALSVAASALFALLSGYAQLLAPLTGLDIFAWRVIWTVPGALALVALRGNGPALGALAARLRTEPHTALMLVAGAALLGVQLWLFLWAPLHGRMLDVSLGYFLLPLTMVLVGRFHYHERLAGLQWLAVACAAAGVAHELWTTRAFAWPTLVVALGYPPYFMLRRRIQADSLALFAGEMLLLLPIAVATLAASPTHVAAHPALWLLLPGLGALSTIALASYLKASRLLPMTLFGILGYVEPILLVVVAVLFLGEPLTSARLATYGPIWLAVALTAWHGAAHLRRRGRVAR
- a CDS encoding peptide MFS transporter, whose product is MNTARVSQTRSFTTVFLIEMWERFGYYGMAALLVLFMVNQLGFTDSHANLTWGAFTALVYASPSIGGWIGDKVLGTRRTMIVGAVVLCVGYLMLAMPNEHLAYLYGSLGVIVVGNGLFKANAANLVRRIYEGDDSRIDSAFTIYYMAVNIGSTTSILATPWIKDHWGWHAAFAVCSAGMLLAILNFVLMHRTLADIGSPPDAEPVHWRRAIAVVAGGAALALITMYVLEHKALAVASVWTAAFAILAIFAYMIAKSDSSERAGLIAALVLIAQVILFFIFYVQMSTSLTLFALRNVDPRFILFGTTLFTWSAAQFQALNPIWIMLLSPLLVILYNRFSKAGHDIPVAVKYAVGFGSVAIGYLVFSISGRFAVDGRVSSWFMVWGYGLYSLGELLVSGLGLAMIARYVPARMSGFMMGAYFVATGVSQYLGSVIANFAQMPSHDLPASASLPLYTNLFMWLGWLAAGGMGVSLLLLPLMRRLSHEHHRCVNEQRNAQAAPQ